In one Solanum lycopersicum chromosome 11, SLM_r2.1 genomic region, the following are encoded:
- the LOC101266781 gene encoding peroxynitrite isomerase Rv2717c-like, which yields MAAGTEKLSEKMVHPAVKPLSDLIGTWKGEGEGFFPTISSFNYSEELQFTHSPNKPVIAYSQKTWNLKSGQPMHSESGYWRPKPDGTIEVVIAQSTGLVEVQKGTYDMKEGVVKLKSELVGNASKVKEITRVFKVENCELSYAVEMATSLTDLQPHLTASLKKQALGCHLITGDITTYTTSQAHFLTNVCVCLHFTRSMILNVNCKIKLYFCNNTRFRFPIFHLL from the exons atgGCCGCCGGCACAGAGAAGCTATCGGAAAAAATGGTGCATCCGGCCGTAAAACCTTTATCTGACCTGATTGGTACTTGGAAAGGTGAAGGCGAAGGCTTTTTCCCTACAATTTCTTCCTTCAATTACTCCGAAGAACTCCAATTTACTCACTCTCCGAACAAG CCTGTGATAGCTTATTCTCAAAAGACATGGAACTTGAAATCTGGACAACCTATGCATTCTGAGAGCGGATACTGGAGACCTAAACCCGATGGGACCATTGAAGTCGTCATTGCTCAGAGCACCGGTCTTGTTGAAGTCCAG AAAGGAACATATGACATGAAAGAGGGAGTTGTGAAGCTTAAAAGCGAACTGGTTGGCAATGCTTCCAAG GTCAAGGAGATAACTCGAGTTTTTAAAGTGGAGAATTGTGAACTATCGTATGCTGTGGAGATGGCTACCAGTCTAACTGATCTTCAGCCTCATCTCACAGCCTCTCTTAAGAAGCAAGCTCTAGGCTGTCACCTCATAACCGGCGATATAACTACCTATACTACATCCCAGGCGCACTTCTTAACAAATGTTTGTGTGTGTTTACATTTTACCAGAAGTATGATACTGAATGTTAATTGCAAGATAAAACTCTATTTCTGTAATAATACAAGATTTCGGTTTCCTATTTTTCACTTGCTATAG
- the LOC101267078 gene encoding auxin-responsive protein SAUR68-like, which yields MAIISTKKLIKMARKWQKFAAMQRKRISFVRNVSDADSCSTSSSSIVEKGHFVVYTADQTRFVIPLAYLENEVIRQLLKMSEEEFGLPSGGPITLPCDSAFMDYIISLMSRGVTAGDLHKALVLSIPTSCCSTSSLYRESGNQQLLVC from the coding sequence ATGGCGATAATTAGTACCAAGAAACTCATCAAAATGGCTAGGAAATGGCAGAAGTTCGCAGCAATGCAGAGGAAGAGGATTTCATTTGTAAGGAATGTTAGCGATGCAGATAGTTGTAGTACGTCTTCATCGTCTATAGttgaaaaaggacattttgtAGTATACACAGCCGATCAAACACGCTTTGTCATTCCATTGGCTTACCTTGAAAATGAAGTCATTAGGCAACTCTTGAAAATGTCCGAAGAAGAATTTGGGCTGCCGAGTGGTGGTCCTATTACATTGCCTTGTGATTCAGCCTTCATGGACTATATCATTTCGTTAATGAGCAGAGGCGTAACTGCAGGAGATCTTCACAAAGCATTGGTCCTATCAATTCCTACTAGTTGCTGTTCGACTTCTTCTTTGTACCGAGAAAGTGGAAACCAGCAGCTTCTTGTTTGTTGA
- the LOC101267371 gene encoding auxin-responsive protein SAUR68-like encodes MTMISTKKLIKMARKWQKFAAMQRKRISFPRNVSDADSCSTASSSTVEKGHFVVYTVDQARFVIPLVYLENEIIRQLLKMSEEEFGLPSGGPITLPCDSAFMDYIISLIKKGITAGDLHKALLLSIPSSCCSTSSLHRENGNQQLLVC; translated from the coding sequence atgacaatGATTAGTACCAAGAAACTCATCAAAATGGCTAGGAAATGGCAGAAATTTGCAGCCATGCAGAGGAAGAGGATTTCGTTTCCAAGAAATGTTAGCGATGCAGACAGTTGCAGTACGGCTTCATCTTCTACAGTTGAAAAAGGCCATTTTGTAGTATATACAGTCGATCAAGCACGATTTGTCATTCCATTGGTTTACCTTGAAAATGAGATCATTAGGCAACTCTTGAAAATGTCTGAAGAAGAATTTGGGCTGCCGAGTGGTGGTCCTATTACATTACCCTGTGATTCAGCCTTCATGGACTACATCATTTCGCTAATCAAGAAAGGCATAACTGCTGGAGATCTTCACAAAGCTTTGCTCCTATCAATTCCTTCTTCTTGCTGTTCGACTTCTTCTTTGCACCGAGAAAATGGAAACCAACAGCTTCTTGTTTGTTGA
- the LOC101267669 gene encoding auxin-responsive protein SAUR21-like produces the protein MSLTGGHQILFVYIHTHRKFHLLCISQNLSSHLLKLQKSLTMGIKMSPLIQGTRLLRRFSNSLGVPKGHCAVYVGESQKKRFVVPISYLSQPLFQDLLTQAEDQFGFDHPMGGLTIPCKEDVFVDLTSRLRS, from the coding sequence ATGTCTCTCACTGGTGGCCACCAAATCCTCTTcgtatatatacacacacatagaAAGTTTCACTTGCTGTGTATTTCTCAAAATCTTTCAAGTCATCTTTTGAAGTTACAAAAGAGTCTCACTATGGGTATCAAAATGAGTCCCCTTATTCAAGGTACAAGACTCTTGAGGAGATTTTCAAATTCCTTAGGTGTTCCTAAAGGTCATTGTGCAGTATATGTAGGAGAGAGCCAGAAGAAGAGATTCGTCGTGCCAATATCTTACTTGAGCCAACCTTTATTTCAAGACTTGTTAACTCAAGCTGAAGACCAGTTTGGCTTCGATCATCCAATGGGTGGTCTAACAATACCTTGCAAGGAAGACGTGTTTGTTGATCTCACATCCCGCTTGAGATCATGA
- the LOC101267955 gene encoding auxin-responsive protein SAUR68-like → MAIISTKKLIKMVKKWQKFAATQRKRISFPRNSSDADSCSTSTSSIVEKGHFVLYTVDQVRFVIPLAYLEYESIQQLLNMSEEEFGLPTGGPITLPCDSAFMDYIISLVKKCVTAGDLHKALLLSIPSCCYSTSYSHLESGNKLLLVC, encoded by the coding sequence atggcaATAATCAGTACTAAGAAACTCATCAAAATGGTTAAGAAATGGCAGAAGTTTGCAGCCACGCAGAGGAAGAGGATTTCATTTCCAAGAAATAGTAGTGATGCAGACAGTTGCAGTACATCCACATCCTCTATTGTTGAAAAAGGCCATTTTGTATTATATACAGTCGATCAAGTACGCTTCGTGATTCCCTTGGCTTATCTTGAATATGAGTCCATTCAGCAACTTTTAAACATGTCCGAAGAAGAATTTGGGCTGCCGACTGGTGGTCCTATTACATTACCTTGTGATTCAGCCTTCATGGACTACATCATTTCGCTAGTTAAAAAATGTGTAACTGCAGGAGATCTTCACAAAGCGTTGCTCCTCTCAATTCCTTCATGTTGCTATTCAACTTCATATTCACACCTAGAAAGTGGAAACAAACTACTTCTTGTTTGTTGA
- the LOC138339498 gene encoding auxin-responsive protein SAUR21-like: MLFYAKHKSHLLCISQNPSFFLQSHHLKLQKSLTMGIKMSPLIQGTRILRRFSNSMGVPKGHCAVYVGESQKKRFIVPISYLSQPLFQDLLTQAEEQFGFDHPMGGLTIPCKEDVFVDLTSRLRS; encoded by the coding sequence ATGCTTTTTTATGCAAAACACAAGTCTCACTTGCTGTGTATTTCTCAAAATCCTTCATTCTTTCTTCAAAGTCATCATTTGAAGTTACAAAAGAGTCTCACTATGGGTATCAAAATGAGTCCCCTTATTCAAGGTACAAGAATCTTGAGGAGATTTTCAAATTCCATGGGTGTTCCTAAAGGTCATTGTGCAGTATATGTGGGAGAGAGCCAGAAGAAGAGATTCATCGTGCCAATATCTTACTTGAGCCAGCCTTTATTTCAAGACTTGTTAACTCAAGCTGAAGAACAGTTTGGCTTCGATCATCCAATGGGTGGTCTAACAATACCTTGCAAGGAAGACGTGTTTGTTGATCTCACATCTCGTTTGAGATCATGA
- the LOC101244143 gene encoding auxin-responsive protein SAUR68-like encodes MAMISTKKLIKMVRKWQKFAAMQRKRISFSRNGSEADYCGTSSSSIVEKGHFAVYTADQKRFMIPLVYLENEIIRQLLNMSEEEFGLPSGAPITLPCDSAFMDYIISLIRKSVTSGDLHKALILSIPSFCCSTSSLHRESGNQQLLVC; translated from the coding sequence ATGGCAATGATTAGTACCAAGAAACTCATCAAAATGGTTAGGAAATGGCAGAAGTTTGCAGCTATGCAGAGGAAGAGGATTTCATTTTCAAGAAATGGCAGTGAAGCAGATTATTGTGGTACGTCTTCATCGTCTATAGttgaaaaaggacattttgcAGTATATACAGCTGATCAAAAGCGTTTCATGATTCCCTTGGTTTATCTTGAAAATGAGATCATTAGGCAACTTTTAAACATGTCTGAAGAAGAATTTGGTCTTCCGAGTGGTGCTCCTATTACATTACCTTGTGACTCAGCCTTCATGGACTATATCATTTCGCTAATAAGGAAAAGCGTAACTTCCGGAGATCTTCACAAAGCATTGATCCTATCAATTCCTTCATTTTGTTGTTCGACTTCTTCTTTGCACCGAGAAAGTGGAAACCAACAGCTTCTTGTTTGTTGA